In Mustela nigripes isolate SB6536 chromosome 2, MUSNIG.SB6536, whole genome shotgun sequence, a single window of DNA contains:
- the EIF4G1 gene encoding eukaryotic translation initiation factor 4 gamma 1 isoform X7 — protein MMIPSQISYSASQGAYYIPGQGRSTYVVPTQQYSVQPGAPSFYPGASPTEFGTYAGAYYPAQGVQQFPTGVAPAPVLMNQPPQIAPKRERKTIRIRDPNQGGKDITEEIMSGARTASTPTPPQTGGGLEPQANGETPQVAVVVRPDDRSQGAIIGSRPGLPGPEHSPSESQPSSPCPTPSPPPILEPGSEPNITVLSVPGDTVTTGMIQMSVEESTPLPREPGEPYCFSPEPTPLAEPILEVEVTLSKPIPESEFSSSPLQVSTPSASHKEEILPEPNGMVPSEDLEPEVESSPELAPLPPQACPSESPVPIAPTAQPEELLNGAPSPPAVDLSPVSEPEEQVKEVPASVASPTVLSAIPAMAPPAQEEEMEEEEEEEEEGEAGDTEGQKGGEELLPPESTPVAAHLSQNLEAAATTQVAVSVPKRRRKIKELNKKEAVGDILDAFKEVSPGVPEVENQPPVGTSSGPEPEGSSAPPRPEEADETWDSKEDKIHNAENIQPGEQKYEYKSDQWKPLNLEEKKRYDREFLLGFQFIFASMQKPEGLPHISDVVLDKANKTPLRSLDPTRLQGINCGPDFTPSFANLGRPALSNRGPPRGGPGGELPRGPQAGLGPRRSQQGPRKEPRKIIATVLMTEDIKLNKAEKAWKPSSKRTAADKDRGEEDADGSKTQDLFRRVRSILNKLTPQMFQQLMKQVTQLAIDTEERLKGVIDLIFEKAISEPNFSVAYANMCRCLMALKVPTTEKPTVTVNFRKLLLNRCQKEFEKDKDDDEVFEKKQKEMDEAATAEERGRLKEELEEARDIARRRSLGNIKFIGELFKLKMLTEAIMHDCVVKLLKNHDEESLECLCRLLTTIGKDLDFEKAKPRMDQYFNQMEKIIKEKKTSSRIRFMLQDVLDLRRSNWVPRRGDQGPKTIDQIHKEAEMEEHWEHVKVQQLMAKGSDKRRGGPPGPPISRGLPLVDDGGWNTVPISKGSRPIDTSRLTKITKPGSIDSNNQLFAPGGRLSWGKGSSGGSGAKPSDAASEAARPATSTLNRFSALQQAVPTESTDSRRVVQRSSLSRERGEKAGDRGDRLERSERGGDRGDRLDRSRTPATKRSFSKEMEERSRERPSQPEGLRKAASLTEDRDRGRDAVKREATLPPVSPPKAALSEEELEKKSKAIIEEYLHLNDMKEAVQCVQELASPSLLFIFVRHGIESTLERSTIAREHMGRLLHQLLFAGHLSTAQYYQGLYEILELAEDMEIDIPHVWLYLAELVTPILQEGGIPMGELFREITKPLRPLGKAASLLLEILGLLCKSMGPKKVGTLWREAGLSWKEFLPEGQDVSAFVTEQKVEYTLGEESEAPGQRMLSSEELSRQLEKLLKEGSSNQRVFDWIEANLSEQQVASNTLVRALMTTVCYSAIIFETPLRVDVAVLKARAKLLQKYLCDEQKELQALYALQALVVTLEQPANLLRMFFDTLYDEDVVKEDAFYSWESSKDPAEQQGKGVALKSVTAFFKWLREAEEEESDHN, from the exons ATGATGATCCCTTCCCAGATCTCCTACTCAGCCTCCCAAGGGGCCTACTACATCCCTGGACAG gGGCGTTCCACATATGTTGTCCCGACACAGCAGTATTCTGTacagccaggagccccaagctTCTATCCGGGTGCGAGCCCTACAGAGTTTGGGACTTACG ctggCGCCTACTACCCAGCCCAGGGTGTGCAGCAGTTTCCCACTGGTGTCGCCCCCGCCCCAGTTTTGATGAACCAGCCACCCCAGATTGCTCCCAAGAGGGAGCGGAAGACT ATCCGAATTCGAGATCCAAACCAAGGAGGGAAGGATATCACAGAGGAGATCATGTCTGGGGCCCGCACCGCCTCcacacccacccctccccag ACGGGAGGCGGTCTGGAGCCTCAAGCTAATGGGGAGACACCCCAGGTTGCTGTTGTTGTCCGGCCAG ATGATCGGTCCCAGGGAGCAATCATTGGGAGCCGGCCGGGCCTGCCTGGCCCAGAACACAGCCCTTCAGAATCCCAGCCTTCGTCACCTTGTCCGACCCCATCACCACCCCCAATCTTGGAACCGGGGTCTGAGCCTAATATCACAGTCCTCTCTGTTCCTGGGGACACTGTGACAACAGGGATGATCCAGATGTCTGTAGAAGAATCCACCCCTCTGCCCCGTGAACCTGGGGAGCCATATTGCTTCTCTCCAGAACCTACTCCCCTCGCTGAACCCATACTGGAAGTAGAAGTGACACTTAGCAAACCGATTCCAGAGTCTGAGTTCTCTTCCAGTCCTCTCCAGGTTTCCACCCCCTCTGCATCTCACAAAGAGGAAATTCTTCCTGAACCAAATGGCATGGTCCCATCTGAGGATCTGGAACCAGAGGTGGAGTCGAGCCCAGAgcttgctcctctccctccccaagctTGTCCCTCTGAATCCCCCGTGCCCATTGCTCCAACTGCCCAACCTGAGGAACTGCTCAACGGAGCCCCCTCGCCACCAGCTGTGGACTTAAGCCCAGTCAGTGAGCCAGAGGAGCAGGTCAAGGAGGTTCCCGCATCAGTGGCTTCCCCCACCGTCCTCTCTGCCATTCCGGCTATGGCTCCTCCAGctcaggaggaggaaatggaggaagaggaggaagaggaggaagaaggagaagcaggagacaCTGAGGgtcagaagggaggagaggaactTCTTCCCCCGGAGAGCACCCCTGTTGCAGCCCACCTGTCGCAGAATTTGGAGGCAGCAGCCACCACCCAAG TGGCAGTGTCTGTGCCAAAGAGGAGACGGAAAATTAAGGAGCTCAATAAGAAGGAGGCTGTAGGCGACATTTTGGATGCCTTCAAGGAG GTGAGCCCAGGAGTACCAGAAGTGGAGAATCAGCCTCCTGTGGGCACCAGTTCTGGTCCGGAGCCTGAGGGCAGTAGTGCACCCCCGAGGCCCGAGGAAGCAGACGAGACCTGGGACTCAAAGGAAGACAAAATTCACAATGCAGAGAACATCCAGCCTGGGGAACAGAAGTATGAGTATAAGTCAG ATCAGTGGAAGCCTCTAAATCTTGAGGAGAAAAAGCGCTACGACCGTGAGTTCCTCCTTGGCTTTCAGTTCATCTTTGCCAGCATGCAGAAGCCAGAGGGATTGCCCCATATCAGCGATGTGGTGTTGGATAAG GCCAATAAAACACCACTGCGGTCACTGGACCCTACTAGACTTCAAGGCATAAATTGTGGTCCAGACTTCACTCCTTCCTTTGCCAACCTTGGCCGACCAGCCCTCAGCAACCGTGGGCCCCCGAGGGGTGGTCCAGGTGGGGAGCTGCCCCGAGGGCCG CAGGCTGGTCTGGGACCCCGGCGCTCTCAGCAGGGCCCCCGAAAGGAACCCCGCAAGATCATTGCCACAGTGTTAATGACTGAAGATATAAAGTTGAACAAAGCAGAGAAAGCCTGGAAACCCAGCAGCAAGCGGACAGCCGCTGATAAGGATCGAGGGGAAGAGGATGCTGATGGCAGCAAAACCCAG GACCTGTTCCGCAGGGTGCGCTCCATCCTGAATAAGCTGACACCCCAGATGTTCCAGCAGCTGATGAAGCAGGTGACGCAGCTGGCCATTGACACTGAGGAACGCCTCAAAGGGGTCATTGACCTTATCTTCGAGAAGGCCATTTCAGAGCCCAACTTCTCCGTGGCCTATGCCAACATGTGCCGCTGCCTCATGGCG CTGAAAGTGCCCACTACAGAAAAGCCAACAGTGACTGTGAACTTCCGAAAACTGTTACTGAATCGATGTCAGAAAGAgtttgaaaaagacaaagatgatgATGAAGTTTTTGAGAAGAAGCAAAAAGAGATGGATGAAGCTGCCACG GCAGAGGAACGGGGACGCCTGAAGGAAGAGTTGGAAGAGGCTCGAGACATAGCCCGGCGGCGATCGCTAGGGAATATTAAATTTATTGGCGAGTTGTTTAAGCTGAAGATGTTAACAGAGGCGATAATGCATGACTGTGTGGTCAAGTTACTTAAGAACCATGACGAAGAGTCCCTTGAATGCCTTTGTCGTTTGCTCACTACCATTGGCAAAGATTTGGACTTTGAAAAAGCCAAG CCCCGAATGGATCAGTATTTCAACCAGATGgaaaaaatcattaaggaaaagaaGACTTCATCCCGAATCCGCTTTATGCTGCAAGACGTGCTGGATCTGCGACGG AGCAATTGGGTGCCACGCCGTGGGGACCAGGGTCCCAAGACTATTGACCAGATTCACAAGGAAGCTGAGATGGAGGAGCACTGGGAACATGTAAAAGTGCAACAGCTGATGGCCAAGGGCAGCGACAAGCGTCGGGGTGGCCCTCCAGGCCCACCCATTA GCCGTGGCCTCCCACTTGTGGATGATGGTGGCTGGAACACAGTCCCCATCAGCAAGGGCAGCCGCCCTATAGACACCTCACGACTCACCAAGATCACGAAG CCTGGCTCCATTGATTCTAACAACCAGCTCTTTGCACCTGGAGGACGATTGAGCTGGGGCAAGGGCAGCAGTGGGGGCTCAGGAGCCAAGCCCTCCGATGCAG CATCAGAAGCTGCTCGTCCAGCTACTAGTACCTTGAACCGCTTCTCAGCCCTTCAACAAGCAGTACCTACAGAAAGCACAGATAGCAGACGTGTGGTACAGAG GAGTAGCTTGAGTCGGGAAAGAGGTGAGAAAGCTGGGGACCGGGGAGACCGCCTAGAGCGGAGTGAACGGGGAGGTGACCGTGGGGACCGGCTCGATCGCTCTCGGACACCTGCCACCAAGCGGAGCTTTAGCAAGGAAATGGAGGAGCGGAGTAGAGAGCGGCCCTCCCAGCCTGAGGGACTGCGCAAGGCAGCTAGCCTGACAGAGGATCGGGACCGCGGGCGCGATGCCG TGAAGCGAGAAGCCACCCTGCCCCCAGTGAGCCCCCCGAAGGCTGCGCTTTCCGAGGAAGAGCTGGAGAAGAAATCCAAGGCCATCATTGAGGAATACCTCCATCTCAATGACATGAAG GAGGCAGTGCAGTGCGTACAGGAGCtggcctccccctccctgctcttcaTCTTTGTGCGGCATGGCATTGAGTCAACACTGGAGCGCAGCACCATCGCTCGGGAGCATATGGGGCGGCTGCTGCACCAGCTGCTCTTTGCCGGGCACCTCTCCACTGCTCAGTACTACCAAGG GCTGTATGAAATCTTAGAATTGGCTGAAGACATGGAAATTGACATCCCCCATGTATGGCTCTACCTAGCAGAACTCGTGACGCCCATTCTGCAGGAAGGTGGGATACCTATGGGGGAGCTCTTCAG ggAGATTACAAAACCTCTGAGACCCCTGGGCAAAGCTGCTTCCCTATTGCTGGAGATTCTGGGGCTTCTGTGTAAAAGCATG GGTCCCAAAAAGGTGGGGACGCTGTGGCGAGAGGCTGGACTCAGTTGGAAGGAATTTCTACCTGAAGGCCAGGATGTCAGTGCATTTGTCACTGAACAG AAGGTGGAGTATACCTTGGGGGAGGAGTCAGAAGCTCCTGGCCAAAGGATGCTCTCTTCCGAGGAGCTGAGCAGGCAGCTGGAGAAGCTGCTAAAGGAGGGCAGCAGTAACCAGCGGGTGTTTGACTGGATAGAG GCCAACCTGAGTGAGCAGCAGGTAGCATCCAACACACTAGTTCGAGCCCTCATGACAACTGTCTGCTATTCTGCAATTATCT TTGAGACGCCGCTCCGAGTGGATGTCGCGGTGCTGAAAGCGCGAGCGAAACTGCTCCAGAAATACCTGTGTGATGAGCAAAAGGAGCTGCAGGCACTCTACGCCCTCCAGGCCCTTGTAGTGACCCTAGAACAGCCTGCCA ACCTGCTTCGGATGTTCTTTGACACGCTGTATGATGAGGATGTGGTGAAAGAGGATGCCTTCTACAGCTGGGAGAGTAGCAAGGACCCTGCTGAGCAACAGGGCAAGGGCGTGGCCCTTAAATCTGTCACAGCCTTCTTCAAGTGGCTTCgtgaggcagaggaggaggagtctGACCACAACTGA